One region of Oryza sativa Japonica Group chromosome 5, ASM3414082v1 genomic DNA includes:
- the LOC4339810 gene encoding sm-like protein LSM8, giving the protein MASAGPGLESLVDQIISVITNDGRNIVGTLRGFDQATNIILDESHERVYSTREGVQQLVLGLYIIRGDNISVVGEVDEELDARLDLSNLRAHPLKPVIH; this is encoded by the exons ATGGCGTCCGCCGGCCCGGGGCTCGAATCGCTCGTCGACC aGATCATATCCGTCATCACAAACGATGGCCGCAACATTGTG GGGACACTCAGAGGATTCGATCAAGCCACCAACATCATCCTCGATGAGTCCCATGAGAGGGTCTATTCTACCAGG GAGGGAGTGCAACAGCTTGTTCTTGGGTTGTACATCATAAGGGGCGACAACAT CAGCGTGGTGGGGGAGGTGGATGAAGAACTGGATGCGAGGCTGGATCTATCGAATCTGAGAGCGCACCCGCTGAAGCCCGTGATCCACTAA
- the LOC4339811 gene encoding pathogenesis-related protein 1, with amino-acid sequence MAAAAMILPLLLLLCWFLLLSVGDAMCWFNDDASASAPAGWLVSWTNGMGWYKGMPREFVDGHNQLRARYGLQPMRWDNKLARQARRWSDAMRGDCQIRHSTGNSFAESLYIGRNGWNARASDAVRCWGDEEHLYDRDTGKCTAGVDFHECGHFAFMVRPNFTRIGCARAECFNGGVFITCNYFKDEQHQPATPPTYS; translated from the coding sequence atggccgccgccgcgatgatCCTCCCATTACTATTGCTATTGTGTTGGTTTCTGCTGCTGTCTGTGGGCGACGCGATGTGTTGGTTCAACGACGACGCATCAGCATCGGCACCAGCGGGGTGGTTGGTGTCGTGGACCAATGGGATGGGTTGGTACAAGGGGATGCCGCGGGAGTTCGTGGACGGCCACAACCAGCTGCGCGCGCGCTACGGGCTGCAGCCGATGAGGTGGGATAACAAGCTGGCGAGGCAGGCGCGGCGGTGGTCCGACGCCATGCGCGGCGACTGCCAGATCCGCCACTCCACCGGCAACAGCTTCGCCGAGAGCCTCTACATCGGGAGGAACGGCTGGAACGCCAGGGCTTCCGACGCCGTCCGATGCTGGGGCGACGAGGAGCACCTCTACGACAGGGACACCGGCAAATGCACCGCCGGCGTCGACTTCCACGAGTGCGGCCACTTCGCCTTCATGGTCAGGCCCAACTTCACCAGGATCGGCTGCGCCCGCGCCGAGTGCTTCAACGGCGGCGTCTTCATCACCTGCAACTACTTCAAAGACGAGCAGCACCAGCCGGCTACCCCTCCCACCTACTCCTAA